CTATTTCCATCCCCGCACCGGCATTACGGTCGATGAAGATTTCAGCCAACCGCTTTATGATATCCTTGAGAAAAGGTACAACATTCTTGTTTCGCTCTCGCGTGAAGAGATAACCGCGCGTAAGGTGAAACCCAATATAGCCGCCCTTCTCAATATATCCAAAAGCGATCCGGTACTCATACGTGAACGCTTTGTTTCCGACCCCGGCGGCAGGCCCGTGGAATATAATATTGGCTATTACCAGGCCGACAAGTTTACTTATACCATTGAAATTCAAAAGAGAACATGAGCACCATTGTTGTTGGGGTTGATATTGGCGGGAGCCATATAAGCTGTGCCTTGTATGATATCGTGGAGAAAGCTTTTGCAAGCACAAAAAGATTTCGCAGAACGGTAAACAGTCAGGATGCAGGAGATAAGATACTGGATAGCTGGGCTGAAGCCATTGGTCAGGCCATTGAAGAAGCGGGTGAGAAAGGAATTGCAGGGATAGGGTTTGCCATGCCTGGCCCTTTTGATTATCCCAACGGGATTTCGCTCATTAAAGGGGTGCATAAATTTGAAGACCTCTACGGGGTGAATATTGGTGAAGAGATCAGGAAGAGATTGGCACTGGCAGATGACCTTCCGGTCAGGTTTCTCAATGATGCTGCGTGTTTCGCCATTGGCGAGTCTTTCAGGGCGCCGGCCATTCAACATGAAAGGTTGCTGGCCATCACCCTGGGCACGGGTTTCGGAACTACATTCATTGACAAGCATTTGCCGGTGGCGGGTCAGGATGGGGTGCCGGCCGATGGCTTTCTTTATCACATCCCTTACGGGGAAAGCATGGCTGACGACTATTTCTCTACGCGCTGGTTTCAGAAGGAATATCTTGAACTGGAAGGGAAAAAGCTCACAGGTGTTAAGGAGCTGTTTGAACTGGCCAAAACGGATGTGGTGGCTGCAGATATCTTTAAAACCTTTGGTAAAAACCTTGGCGCTTTTCTTGCACCCTGGCTCAGGAATTTCAGAGCCGAAGGACTTGTGATGGGAGGCAACATCCCGGCTGCTCATTCCCTTTTCCTGAATGAACTG
The nucleotide sequence above comes from Bacteroides sp.. Encoded proteins:
- a CDS encoding ROK family protein, which translates into the protein MSTIVVGVDIGGSHISCALYDIVEKAFASTKRFRRTVNSQDAGDKILDSWAEAIGQAIEEAGEKGIAGIGFAMPGPFDYPNGISLIKGVHKFEDLYGVNIGEEIRKRLALADDLPVRFLNDAACFAIGESFRAPAIQHERLLAITLGTGFGTTFIDKHLPVAGQDGVPADGFLYHIPYGESMADDYFSTRWFQKEYLELEGKKLTGVKELFELAKTDVVAADIFKTFGKNLGAFLAPWLRNFRAEGLVMGGNIPAAHSLFLNELKLEFEKDSLNVSVFVSHQQEDASLIGSASLCDNTLYSRLISKNL